One genomic window of Amphiura filiformis chromosome 3, Afil_fr2py, whole genome shotgun sequence includes the following:
- the LOC140149119 gene encoding protein FRA10AC1-like, which produces MEKRLGLVQVHNAGGYGSEFEYDSETERRKRSREDLASKESHRRSTSGVPSKTFVTQEYSKEEWKAQRYHFLALNAYGRHKKLVNDYLLYYPGATKDLFTRSTANDKTDIDVIHENHRFLWSDEDDSNETWAKRLAKKYWDKLFKEYCISDLSRYKENKIALRWRVEKEVVEGVGQFSCGNKRCDETEGLRSWEVNFAYVEHGEKKHALVKLRLCPECSYKLNYHHKRRDVTRQPKKPKKPEKSSSSTSSSSSTSKKHKAKKRKSKHKHKHRKHKKHRKHRDDSSSSSSSSEDEEERSSGTDSNKGAGSSTDVSESEFWSGPAPVTEDKSRTEEFEDYFQDMFL; this is translated from the exons ATGGAAAAGCGTTTGGGACTTGTTCAG GTTCATAATGCAGGAGGTTATGGATCTGAATTTGAATATGACAGCGAAACAGAAAGAcgtaaaag ATCCAGGGAAGACTTAGCAAGCAAGGAATCACATAGGAGATCAACATCTGGTGTCCCATCCAAGACATTTGTCACTCAAGAATACAGCAA GGAGGAATGGAAGGCACAGAGATATCATTTCCTGGCATTGAATGCT TATGGTCGTCACAAGAAGCTGGTGAACGATTATCTTCTCTATTACCCAGGAGCAACAAAAGACTTGTTTACAAGGTCTAC GGCAAATGACAAAACTGACATAGATGTAATCCATGAGAACCACCGTTTCCTGTGGTCAGATGAAGATGATTCCAATGAGACGTGGGCCAAGAGACTAGCTAAGAAGTACTGGGATAAACTCTTCAAGGAATACTGTATCAGTGATCTAAGCAGATATAAAGAAAACAAG atagCATTGCGATGGCGAGTGGAAAAGGAAGTTGTTGAGGGCGTAGGTCAATTTTCCTGTGGTAATAAGCGGTGTGATGAAACTGAAGGCCTGCGTAGTTGGGAAGTCAACTTTGCATATGTAGAGCATGGTGAAAAGAAACATGCTTTGGTTAAATTAA GGTTGTGTCCAGAATGTTCCTACAAACTGAATTATCATCACAAAAGACGAGATGTAACCAGGCAACCAAAGAAACCTAAGAAACCAGAaaagtcatcatcatcaacatcatcatcatcatcaacatcaaagaAGCACAAGGCAAAGAAGAGGAAATCAAAGCATAAACACAAACACAGAAAACATAAGAAACATAGGAAACACAGAGATGACTCATCTTCATCAAGTTCCTCCTCTGAGGATGAGGAGGAGAGGTCATCAGGAACAGATAGTAATAAAG GTGCTGGTAGTAGTACTGATGTATCAGAGAGTGAATTCTGGAGTGGACCTGCTCCTGTTACTGAAGACAAATCAAG GACGGAAGAATTTGAAGACTATTTTCAAGACATGTTTCTGTGA